The following DNA comes from Amycolatopsis albispora.
GCGCGTCCAGGAACGCCCCGAGCGCTTCGGCCTTGCGGCCGGACCGGTACAGCGCGAACATGAACTGGGACCAGGTGAGCTCCGACAACGGCGCGAGCGCGATGAGCTCCCGCAGGTCGCCGACCACTTCCTTGTGCTGGCCCAGCCGGAGCCGGGCCTGGATGAGGTCGTTCAGCACGTCGATCCGGCGCCCTTCGAGCGCGGTGATCGGAGCCATCAGCGCCGAGGTGACGCGCACGTCTTCGAGCGGCCGGCCCCGCCACACCGCGAGCGCGCGGCCAAGGCAGTCGGCGGCCAGTTCCAGCTCCGACCGGCGCAGCGCGGCCTGCCCGCGGTGCGCCAGCTGGTCGAAAACGGACAGGTCGAGTTCCCCGCTGCGCACGCGCAGCACGTACCCCGGCATCCGGGTGATCAGCCGATCGCGGCCTGCTTCGCCCGCGCCGTCGAGCAGCCTGCGCACCCCGGCGACGTAGCTGTAGACGTTGGCCATGGCCGAGCGCGGCGGCCGGCCGTCCCACAGGACGGTGGTGAGCTGGTCCACCGACACGATGTGATTGGCGTTGAGCAGGAGCGCGCTCAGCACCGTGCGTTGTTTCGGGGTGCCGAGTCCGTGCTCCCTGCGCACCGGTCCCACCTCGACCGGGCCGAGAACGCGGAAATCCATCTCTCAAGCCCCCAATAGAGCTGGTCATCCCTCGACGAACAGAATTGCTCAGATCAACTTCGGCCGTGCGGTATCGGCAAAACGCGTTGATGAGCAGAAAGTGCAGTGCAACTCAGATTGTCACAAGATCTTGGTTCATGCAACGTGAGGCGGTGCTGGGTTGACGGCGGAGCCGTAGAATGGAGTCGCATCCCGGGGATCACGGGGAAGGGGCGTGCGATGTGCCTAACCGACGAGGAATTGATCGACATCCCGCCCGAACGCATGGCAGCGGCCTATATGGAATACCGGCGCTCCGGATACGAGTTCATCCGCCGGGCCGCGGTCGACTGCGGCGTGCTCGACGCGCTGCGGGAACCGGCCACGGTCGCCGAGTTCGCCGCTCGGTACCAAGTTGTGCCCGGCAAGCTCGCGGTGGCGGAGCTCCTGCTCGGCGCGCTGAACCGATGCGGTGCGGTGTACCGTGCTGGCCCGCGGTTCGCCGCGGCGGCCGAGCACGCGCCGCGGCCGGTGGATGACGAATTGATCCGGCTGGCCACCGGGAAATCCAGCTACCGGGAACTCGGTTACAGCGGGAGCTTCGGCCGCGTGGTGGCCTCGCTGACCCAAGGGGAAAAGCCCGCACTGTCCGGCTTCGATGCGTCGAACGTCGAGCTGTGGGACCAGGGAATGCAGCTTCCCTATTACCGTTACGGACGGCTCCAAGCGGTACGTGCACTGGTTTCCGAGGGCAACGCGCTACTCGATCTCGCTTCCGGCACCGGGCTGGGACTGCTCGAACTCGCGCGGTACGCGGGACACGGCAAGGACACGGATCTGGTTGGTGTGGAGATCAGCCCCGATTTCCTCAGCGCCGCCGCGCAACGCACTTCCGGCGATCCGCGGATACGGATGGTCGCGGGCGATCTGGAACGGCCGCTGGAACTCGACGGCGAGAATTGCTTCGACGGCGCGATGCTGGTCGGGGCCTACCACTACCTGCGCGATCCGGTGCCGCTTTGGCAAAGCCTGGCGAGCTTGCTGCGGGCCGGCGGTGTGGTGTGCCTGGCGATGACCTTTTCCCGTACCGGCAGCTACGACCAGGAACTGGTCGATCTTCGCTACGCCCAGCGGAGCCCGGCGGCCGTGCCGCGCACGCCGGCCGCGGTGGCCGCGGCCGCGGCCACCGCGGGATTCCGGCTGGAACGGGATTTCTGGTTCGGGTGTTTCGGCTGGCTCGCCTTCCGCAAGGATCACCGCGAACCGGCGGTCCGGCCGGACGGCAGGACGTCGCGGCCGAACTCGAGGTAAGCGACACGTCCGGCACGGCGGGCGGCGAGGCAGGCCGCCATCCGGCGGACGATGTGCACCGCCAGCAACTCGTCGAGCCGCGCTGGGTCGGCGAACAAGTGCGCCGACAGTTCCTCCGGCGGAAGCCGGATCCGGTGCACCAGAGCGTCCGGGATCCGGCCCGCGAACACGAAGATGGTGGCGGCGCCGCGGTCCAGGCGGGCCGGGATCCAGTCGACACCGGCGAGGCCATCGAGCGCGGGCTCGATGCCGAGTTCTTCGCGCAGTTCCCGGCGGCAAGCGGCGAGGGGGGACTCGTCGGCCTCGATCACCCCGCCCGGCAGGCCCCAGCCGAACTTGTAGGTGGGGTTCACCACGAGCAGGCGTCCGACGGTGTCGACGAGCATGCCCGCCGCGGCGCCGCGGGTACCGTCCTGGCAGCTTCGCGACCTCAGCGGCTGTTCCCCGAGTAGAGGCTCTCCGACCAGGTGGCACCGGGGCGGTGCAACACGTCCGGCTTGATCCCGCTGATCCCGCCGTGCAGAGTGGCCTGGAACAGAGCGGTCCGGGCGCTGACTTCGATCCTGGTCAGGTTCTCCACGGCCTCGTCGAGGTGGCGGGCGAACACGAACACCCCGTGCCGGTAGACCACAAAACCGAGGCCGTGCCTGCCGAGTTCGCCTGCCCGCGGGGTGAAGTGCTCCAACACCTGGGGGTTGACCGTGAGCAGGTAGCCGGCGATCACATCGGGCCGGGAGCCTAGACACTCGGGGACCTCGATCTCGACGCGCCCGGCGAGCACGTCCTCCTTGACCGCCGGGTCGTCGGAGGTGAAGCACGGCACTTCGCCGAGCGTGTCGAGCTTGTTCGTGCACGACGGTACCCCGAGGCCGAGCGAAGCGAACGCCAGGCTGTACGGCGCGTGGGAGTGCACGATCGCGTTGCAGCCGGGGAACTCGCGGTAGATCGCCAGGTGGAGCGGGGCGTCCGGAGGCGCCAGGTCGGTTGCCCGTTCGACGATGGCACCGTCGGGTCCGTACACCATGAGGTTGCGAGCGGTGATGTCCCACCGGACGAAGGCCGAGCTCGAGGTGGTGCTGACCACGTTCCCGGAACCGGCCCGGACGCTGACCGAACCCCCGGCCGGATCGAGCGTTCCCCAGCGCGTCATGTCGCTGACCGCGCGGACGATGTGCTGGCGTTCGGCTTCGTGACCCATGTGCTGATCCTTTCTCGGGAGGAGCCGGTCAGGCGTGCAACGCGGGGGAGTGGCCCGGACACGCGCGAACACGCTGCGCGAGCCGGGCGTAGGCCAGGAAGCAGCGGGTCTGGGAGTAGGAACGCGCGTGGAGCTGGGCGAGCCTGCCCAGCGCTTGGAGCTGCTGCTCGGACCAGCAGGCGGCTTCGGTCAGTGCGGCGGTGAGACCGCCCGGTTCGTCGGCGGAGTGGATGAGCCCGGTCAGGCCCGGCAGCACGAGTTCGGCGCTGCCACCGCGGTCCGGCACGAGCTGCGGGATGCCCGCGGCACCGGCTTCGAGCACGGACCGGCCGAATCCCTCGATGTCGCAGGCCGAAACGAGCACGTCCGCGGCTGCCTGCCACCGGTGGGCGGGGACGTGGCCGCGGAACCGGATGTCCCTGGCCGGCGCGGCCTTCGCCTGCGCCCGCAGGAGCGGCAACGCGGTTCCGGTGCCGTAGATGTCCAGCCGCGCGCGGGAGGCCACGCGGTCGGGCACCGCGCAGAAGGCTTGGATCACCCGGTCGATCCGCTTCCAGGGTTCGGTCCTGGCCACCACGGCGAACCGGCGCGGTCTCCTCGGCGCCGACGCCTTCGGCCGGCCCGCCCCCGCGATGCCGTTGTAGATGGTGACGGCGTCGACCGGATGCGGTGACGTCCTGGCGAGGCTGGCGGTGGCCGCCCGGCTGACCCCGACCCAGGTGGCTCGAGCCAGCGTTGTCCAGTCCAATTCGCCGGGCAGGCGCGGGACGAGCAGGCCGGTGGCCGGATCGGCGGTGCGCAGGCGTTCGCCGGGCACGAGGATTCCACGCAGCACGGAAACCACGGGCACTTCGAGCGGCTCGGCGACCGGGATGTCCACCAGCGCCGTGCGGTGGGTGCCGATGAGCACGGTCCGGTCCGGGTCGCGGCGGAGCTCACCGGCCAGGGCACGCGCGTAGGAAGCGGCGTCCTCGGTGCGCCACACCCGCACACCGGGCACGGGCGGGAGTGGCTGGTGGTCACCGCCGTCCCACCACACCAGCGTGACTTCGGCGCCGAGCAGTTCGCGGAGCCCCCGCGCCAGTTCGAGGGTGGAGCGCTCCGCGCCGCCCTGCGCCGTGGTCAGCCAGGTGAGGACCACGCGCCGGAGGCGATCGTCGCCGTGGCGCGATGGCGGTACCCGTTGGCTGACCACCGTGAGAACTTTGCCCACCGGATCCACTGCCCGGCCATGTGCCTCCTACACGTGGCCTACAAACGCGGTCCGCCTGCTGTCGGAGCCGGAACTTCGACGGCGAAGGCCCACACGCCCCCGCACCGGCGACAACTGGTCGACACGATCATGACCGTGCTCGGCG
Coding sequences within:
- a CDS encoding AfsR/SARP family transcriptional regulator, which produces MRREHGLGTPKQRTVLSALLLNANHIVSVDQLTTVLWDGRPPRSAMANVYSYVAGVRRLLDGAGEAGRDRLITRMPGYVLRVRSGELDLSVFDQLAHRGQAALRRSELELAADCLGRALAVWRGRPLEDVRVTSALMAPITALEGRRIDVLNDLIQARLRLGQHKEVVGDLRELIALAPLSELTWSQFMFALYRSGRKAEALGAFLDARRTMISQAGVEPSAYLRRVHQAMLTGTPSAELLEHCWRG
- a CDS encoding class I SAM-dependent methyltransferase; translation: MQLRLSQDLGSCNVRRCWVDGGAVEWSRIPGITGKGRAMCLTDEELIDIPPERMAAAYMEYRRSGYEFIRRAAVDCGVLDALREPATVAEFAARYQVVPGKLAVAELLLGALNRCGAVYRAGPRFAAAAEHAPRPVDDELIRLATGKSSYRELGYSGSFGRVVASLTQGEKPALSGFDASNVELWDQGMQLPYYRYGRLQAVRALVSEGNALLDLASGTGLGLLELARYAGHGKDTDLVGVEISPDFLSAAAQRTSGDPRIRMVAGDLERPLELDGENCFDGAMLVGAYHYLRDPVPLWQSLASLLRAGGVVCLAMTFSRTGSYDQELVDLRYAQRSPAAVPRTPAAVAAAAATAGFRLERDFWFGCFGWLAFRKDHREPAVRPDGRTSRPNSR
- a CDS encoding NUDIX domain-containing protein produces the protein MVGEPLLGEQPLRSRSCQDGTRGAAAGMLVDTVGRLLVVNPTYKFGWGLPGGVIEADESPLAACRRELREELGIEPALDGLAGVDWIPARLDRGAATIFVFAGRIPDALVHRIRLPPEELSAHLFADPARLDELLAVHIVRRMAACLAARRAGRVAYLEFGRDVLPSGRTAGSR
- a CDS encoding class II aldolase/adducin family protein, with amino-acid sequence MGHEAERQHIVRAVSDMTRWGTLDPAGGSVSVRAGSGNVVSTTSSSAFVRWDITARNLMVYGPDGAIVERATDLAPPDAPLHLAIYREFPGCNAIVHSHAPYSLAFASLGLGVPSCTNKLDTLGEVPCFTSDDPAVKEDVLAGRVEIEVPECLGSRPDVIAGYLLTVNPQVLEHFTPRAGELGRHGLGFVVYRHGVFVFARHLDEAVENLTRIEVSARTALFQATLHGGISGIKPDVLHRPGATWSESLYSGNSR
- a CDS encoding glycosyltransferase family 4 protein, which gives rise to MVLTWLTTAQGGAERSTLELARGLRELLGAEVTLVWWDGGDHQPLPPVPGVRVWRTEDAASYARALAGELRRDPDRTVLIGTHRTALVDIPVAEPLEVPVVSVLRGILVPGERLRTADPATGLLVPRLPGELDWTTLARATWVGVSRAATASLARTSPHPVDAVTIYNGIAGAGRPKASAPRRPRRFAVVARTEPWKRIDRVIQAFCAVPDRVASRARLDIYGTGTALPLLRAQAKAAPARDIRFRGHVPAHRWQAAADVLVSACDIEGFGRSVLEAGAAGIPQLVPDRGGSAELVLPGLTGLIHSADEPGGLTAALTEAACWSEQQLQALGRLAQLHARSYSQTRCFLAYARLAQRVRACPGHSPALHA